From one Streptomyces chromofuscus genomic stretch:
- the pgi gene encoding glucose-6-phosphate isomerase yields the protein MNADGRTRLNQTPEWTALAKHREEFADTHLRDLFAADPGRGSGYTLQVGDLFVDYSKHLVTDETLRLLRELAAATDVFGLRDAMFRGEKINTTENRAVLHTALRAPRDAVIEVDGENVVPGVHAVLDKMAGFAERVRSGEWTGHTGKRIRNVVNVGIGGSDLGPAMAYEVLRAFTDRDLTVRFVSNVDGADLHEATRDLDPSETLFIVASKTFTTIETVTNATSARQWLLASLGDEAAVAKHFVALSTNAEKVAEFGIDTANMFEFWDWVGGRYSYDSAIGLSLMIAIGPDRFREMLDGFHLVDEHFRTAPAESNVPLLLGLLGIWYGNFHDAQSHAVLPYSHYLSKFTAYLQQLDMESNGKYVGRDGREVQWQTGPVVWGTPGTNGQHAYYQLIHQGTKLIPADFIGFAEPVAELGDELKAQHDLLMANFFAQTQALAFGKTPEEVRAEGVPEELVAHKTFRGNHPTTTILARELTPSVLGQLVALYEHKVFVQGAVWNIDSFDQWGVELGKVLAKRVEPALTEGAEVPGLDASTQALVAKYRELRGR from the coding sequence ATGAACGCAGACGGCCGTACCAGGCTGAATCAGACACCCGAGTGGACCGCTCTGGCCAAGCACCGTGAGGAGTTCGCGGACACCCATCTGCGGGATCTGTTCGCGGCGGACCCCGGGCGCGGCTCCGGCTACACGCTCCAGGTCGGTGACCTGTTCGTCGACTACTCCAAGCACCTCGTCACCGACGAGACCCTGCGGCTGCTGCGCGAGCTGGCCGCCGCCACCGACGTCTTCGGGCTGCGCGACGCCATGTTCCGCGGCGAGAAGATCAACACCACCGAGAACCGCGCCGTGCTGCACACCGCGCTGCGCGCACCCCGGGACGCGGTGATCGAGGTCGACGGCGAGAACGTCGTGCCGGGCGTGCACGCCGTGCTCGACAAGATGGCCGGCTTCGCCGAGCGGGTGAGGTCGGGGGAGTGGACCGGGCACACCGGCAAGCGGATCCGCAACGTCGTCAACGTCGGCATCGGTGGCTCCGACCTCGGCCCGGCGATGGCCTACGAGGTGCTGCGGGCCTTCACCGACCGCGACCTGACGGTCCGCTTCGTCTCCAACGTCGACGGCGCCGACCTGCACGAGGCCACCCGCGACCTGGACCCGTCCGAGACGCTGTTCATCGTCGCGTCCAAGACCTTCACCACCATCGAGACGGTCACCAACGCCACCTCCGCGCGCCAGTGGCTGCTGGCCTCCCTCGGCGACGAGGCCGCCGTCGCCAAGCACTTCGTCGCCCTGTCGACGAACGCCGAGAAGGTCGCCGAGTTCGGCATCGACACGGCCAACATGTTCGAGTTCTGGGACTGGGTCGGCGGCCGCTACTCGTACGACTCCGCGATCGGCCTGTCGCTGATGATCGCCATCGGCCCGGACCGCTTCCGGGAGATGCTCGACGGTTTCCACCTCGTCGACGAGCACTTCCGCACCGCGCCCGCCGAGTCCAACGTGCCGCTGCTGCTCGGCCTGCTCGGCATCTGGTACGGCAACTTCCACGACGCCCAGTCGCACGCCGTCCTGCCGTACTCGCACTACCTGTCGAAGTTCACGGCGTACCTCCAGCAGCTCGACATGGAGTCCAACGGCAAGTACGTGGGCCGGGACGGCCGCGAGGTGCAGTGGCAGACCGGGCCGGTCGTCTGGGGCACGCCCGGCACCAACGGGCAGCACGCCTACTACCAGCTCATCCACCAGGGCACCAAGCTGATCCCGGCGGACTTCATCGGCTTCGCCGAGCCGGTCGCCGAGCTCGGCGACGAACTGAAGGCCCAGCACGACCTGCTGATGGCCAACTTCTTCGCCCAGACCCAGGCGCTGGCCTTCGGCAAGACCCCCGAGGAGGTGCGGGCGGAGGGCGTGCCGGAGGAGCTGGTCGCGCACAAGACCTTCAGGGGCAACCACCCGACGACCACGATCCTCGCGCGCGAGCTGACCCCGTCCGTGCTCGGCCAGCTGGTCGCCCTCTACGAGCACAAGGTGTTCGTGCAGGGCGCGGTGTGGAACATCGACTCCTTCGACCAGTGGGGCGTCGAGCTCGGCAAGGTCCTCGCCAAGCGCGTCGAGCCCGCACTGACCGAGGGCGCCGAGGTGCCCGGCCTGGACGCGTCCACGCAGGCACTGGTCGCCAAGTACCGGGAGCTGCGCGGCCGTTGA
- a CDS encoding ABC transporter ATP-binding protein, producing the protein MSEHRPTPALRAEGLVKTHHGEGAPAHAVRGVDLCVRSGEFVAVTGPSGAGKSTLLHLLGGLQRPDSGSIWLDGECTDSYSEARWAVERRRRIGIVFQFFNLVSNLSVADNVELPALLAGVPPKRARAEREALLAELGLDGKERSMPGELSGGEQQRVALARALVNHPPLLLADEPAGSLDSRGTREVMRLLSRFHQRGQTILLVTHDARLASAADRVISFFDGRIADDAELTGTPSRRVGASGVLELRD; encoded by the coding sequence GTGAGCGAGCACCGCCCGACTCCCGCGCTGCGCGCCGAGGGCCTGGTCAAGACGCACCACGGCGAGGGCGCCCCGGCGCACGCCGTGCGCGGGGTCGATCTGTGCGTGCGGAGCGGCGAGTTCGTGGCCGTGACCGGCCCGTCCGGCGCGGGCAAGTCGACGCTGCTGCATCTGCTCGGCGGGCTCCAGCGCCCGGACAGCGGCAGCATCTGGCTGGACGGCGAGTGCACGGACTCCTACAGCGAGGCGCGCTGGGCCGTGGAGCGCCGCCGTCGCATCGGCATCGTCTTCCAGTTCTTCAACCTGGTCTCCAACCTCTCGGTCGCCGACAACGTCGAGCTGCCCGCCCTCCTCGCCGGGGTCCCGCCGAAGCGGGCGCGGGCCGAGCGGGAGGCACTGCTGGCCGAGCTGGGTCTGGACGGCAAGGAGCGCAGCATGCCGGGCGAGCTGTCCGGCGGTGAGCAGCAGCGGGTCGCGCTGGCCCGCGCCCTGGTCAACCATCCGCCGCTGCTGCTGGCCGACGAACCCGCCGGCAGCCTGGACAGCAGGGGCACCCGCGAGGTGATGCGGCTGCTGTCCCGCTTCCACCAGCGCGGTCAAACCATCCTGCTGGTCACCCACGACGCCCGGCTGGCGAGCGCCGCGGACCGCGTCATCAGTTTCTTCGACGGACGCATCGCCGACGACGCGGAGCTGACCGGCACACCGTCGCGCCGGGTGGGGGCGTCCGGGGTGCTGGAGCTGAGGGACTGA
- a CDS encoding glycoside hydrolase family 13 protein, which produces MNRHHWWRDAVIYQVYVRSFLDSTGDGIGDLAGVRAGLPYLKKLGVDGIWLSPFYPSPQHDHGYDVADYCDVDPLFGDLAEFDHLVRAARRLGVKVLLDIVPNHCSSEHPWFREALASPPGSAARARFHFADGRGPDGAEPPNNWHAMFGGPAWTRVPDGQWYLHMFTPEQPDWNWRNPETGAEFDRVLRFWLDRGVDGFRIDVAAGLFKHPDLPDSDDPEADARTRDSVNPLAWNQPEVHDVWRRWRATCDEYAARDGRERLLVGEVSVPTAREHALYVRPDELHQAFFFDLLGAPWNPDAFRKVISEAMQDIAGTGSTVTWVLNNHDQVRTVTRYGEPAPEGSGLGAARARAAALLMLALPGAAYIYQGEELGLPEVVDLPDDVLTDPIFHRTGSRARIRDGCRVPLPWSGQASPFGFTSGVEGVKPWLPQPDWFAEHATDRALADTRSFWHLYRDGLQLRSSLPQLGEGTLRWLETPPGVLAFVRGDDLVCAVNFGTAPTPAPVSGTPLLASGPCPEAGVLPGSTAVWWITDPSSTPNP; this is translated from the coding sequence TTGAACAGGCACCACTGGTGGCGCGATGCGGTGATCTACCAGGTGTACGTCCGCAGCTTCCTCGACAGCACCGGGGACGGCATCGGCGACCTCGCCGGGGTCCGCGCCGGGCTGCCGTACCTGAAGAAGCTCGGTGTCGACGGCATCTGGCTGAGCCCCTTCTACCCGTCGCCGCAGCACGACCACGGGTACGACGTGGCGGACTACTGCGACGTCGACCCGCTGTTCGGCGACCTCGCCGAGTTCGACCACCTGGTGCGCGCCGCCCGGCGGCTCGGCGTCAAGGTGCTGCTGGACATCGTCCCGAACCACTGCTCCAGCGAGCACCCCTGGTTCCGCGAGGCCCTGGCCTCGCCGCCCGGCAGCGCGGCACGCGCCCGGTTCCACTTCGCCGACGGCCGCGGCCCCGACGGCGCCGAGCCGCCCAACAACTGGCACGCCATGTTCGGCGGCCCGGCCTGGACCCGGGTCCCCGACGGCCAGTGGTACCTGCACATGTTCACGCCCGAGCAGCCCGACTGGAACTGGCGCAACCCCGAGACCGGCGCCGAGTTCGACCGCGTCCTGCGCTTCTGGCTCGACCGCGGCGTCGACGGCTTCCGCATCGACGTGGCCGCCGGCCTCTTCAAGCACCCCGACCTGCCGGACTCGGACGACCCGGAGGCCGACGCCCGCACCCGCGACTCGGTCAACCCGCTCGCCTGGAACCAGCCCGAGGTGCACGACGTCTGGCGGCGGTGGCGCGCGACCTGCGACGAGTACGCCGCCCGCGACGGCCGCGAGCGGCTGCTGGTCGGCGAGGTGTCCGTGCCGACCGCCCGCGAGCACGCGCTGTACGTCCGCCCGGACGAACTGCACCAGGCCTTCTTCTTCGACCTGCTCGGCGCCCCCTGGAACCCGGACGCCTTCCGCAAGGTCATCTCCGAGGCCATGCAGGACATCGCCGGCACCGGCTCCACGGTCACCTGGGTCCTCAACAACCACGACCAGGTCCGCACCGTCACCCGCTACGGCGAACCCGCCCCCGAGGGCAGCGGCCTCGGCGCCGCCCGGGCCCGCGCCGCCGCCCTGCTGATGCTGGCACTGCCCGGAGCGGCGTACATCTACCAGGGCGAGGAACTGGGGCTGCCCGAGGTCGTCGACCTGCCCGACGACGTGCTCACTGATCCGATCTTCCACCGCACCGGCAGCCGGGCCCGGATCCGCGACGGCTGCCGGGTGCCGCTGCCCTGGTCGGGGCAGGCCTCCCCGTTCGGCTTCACCTCCGGCGTCGAGGGCGTCAAGCCGTGGCTGCCGCAGCCGGACTGGTTCGCCGAGCACGCCACCGACCGGGCCCTCGCCGACACCCGCTCCTTCTGGCACCTGTACCGCGACGGCCTGCAACTGCGTTCCTCACTGCCGCAGTTGGGAGAGGGCACGCTGCGCTGGCTGGAGACCCCGCCGGGCGTGCTGGCCTTCGTCCGCGGCGACGACCTGGTCTGCGCCGTGAACTTCGGCACCGCCCCCACGCCCGCGCCGGTCTCCGGCACCCCCCTGCTGGCGAGCGGGCCCTGCCCCGAGGCCGGGGTGCTGCCCGGCTCCACCGCCGTCTGGTGGATCACCGACCCCTCGTCAACTCCCAACCCCTGA
- a CDS encoding DUF2087 domain-containing protein, producing the protein MDQLLAALADPERLKLYARIVLQDLPPREEDSPVARKHLGRLISAGLVARLADGSLRADPAVFRQARPAEPAPSGVPRRLTGFFAHGRLTSIPVRPVVRRELLEHLTRTLFAADRSYTEREVNEAFRTVHDDTSALRRYCVENGLLVRERDGSSYRRVTAVTV; encoded by the coding sequence ATGGACCAGCTCCTCGCCGCGCTCGCCGACCCGGAGCGGCTGAAGCTCTACGCCCGGATCGTGCTGCAGGACCTGCCGCCCCGCGAGGAGGACTCTCCCGTCGCGCGCAAGCACCTGGGGCGCCTGATCTCGGCGGGGCTCGTGGCCCGCCTGGCCGACGGCTCGCTGAGGGCCGATCCGGCGGTCTTCCGCCAGGCACGCCCCGCCGAGCCGGCGCCGAGCGGTGTGCCCCGGCGCCTGACCGGGTTCTTCGCCCACGGGCGCCTGACGTCGATCCCGGTCCGTCCGGTCGTCCGCCGGGAACTGCTGGAGCATCTCACGCGGACCCTCTTCGCCGCCGACCGCAGCTACACCGAGCGTGAGGTCAACGAGGCGTTCCGCACCGTCCACGACGACACCTCCGCCCTGCGCCGCTACTGCGTGGAGAACGGACTGCTCGTGCGGGAGCGCGACGGCAGCAGCTACCGGCGCGTCACCGCGGTCACCGTCTGA
- a CDS encoding FtsX-like permease family protein produces MRATLRWVHSDLRTHRGEALFIVLATAGVVASLLLATALFGYATNPWQRVFTQSRDAHVWLHTSPSADAGRLSGLDGVESVAGPYPTESATVAARGIRAFVELRGTSPGPAAGRPLVASGRWLDGAYPDAVVLESHLARALLAEPGDLLTLPGTARTLTVAGIADSAEPRYRPGERPGLVWALPSAVRAPDGEVTGLRLTDPDETDYVVQRAVTVLGAGAVSEVSTWQQARSEAQGDTRLLGQVLGLFGLGALLAAGLAVHGAIGTRIRGHLRDISVLKAIGFTPGQVVRVFLLQHVAYALLGAVAAAVLTEGLGSRVPGRLGDAVGVWQGLPGHTAALAGIPGAAVLFIAATTGLAAWRAGRVPPVPVPRAAAPAAGRLSGLARGALGLRLPAALVLGWHQAFARRPRTPATVARLALPLLLIVVAMSAWTTIDRFHSRPEQVGLAAALTVRPDGEVGDGEVRSLLERDPRIAAAHPGVEVAALVPGQTGTIALRGLGTRAEPYPYAVAEGRPAHGRDEAVAGQGLLDLLGVRVGDWVRMTVGDQPQVLHIVGRSIEPENAGRVISTSLDTLRENDPGLRPALYKLRLRSGADPHEVAGDLATAAGGHLDVHVVPNPADGLSSLRGVVLGLIAVLALIGIVELLTVIGGTVREGERDLLALKAIGLSPRQITAVTVTATACTALTAVLLGTALGLPLAHWLIDAQGSSSGIGAGIARGPSPVLLLLFGTAAVLGAAALAALPAARAARRRLADTLSAVA; encoded by the coding sequence ATGCGAGCGACCCTGCGCTGGGTGCACTCCGATCTGCGCACGCACCGCGGTGAGGCCCTGTTCATCGTGCTCGCGACCGCCGGAGTCGTCGCCTCGCTGCTCCTCGCGACGGCCCTGTTCGGCTACGCCACCAACCCCTGGCAGCGCGTCTTCACCCAGTCCCGGGACGCGCACGTGTGGCTCCACACCAGCCCCTCCGCAGACGCCGGCAGGCTCTCCGGTCTCGACGGCGTGGAGTCCGTCGCGGGCCCCTACCCCACCGAGTCCGCCACCGTTGCCGCCCGCGGCATCCGCGCCTTCGTCGAACTGCGCGGCACGAGCCCCGGCCCCGCCGCCGGGCGCCCGCTCGTCGCCTCCGGCCGCTGGCTGGACGGCGCGTACCCCGACGCCGTGGTGCTGGAGAGTCACCTGGCCCGCGCCCTGCTCGCCGAGCCCGGTGACCTCCTCACCCTGCCCGGCACGGCGCGCACGCTGACCGTCGCCGGGATCGCCGACAGCGCCGAGCCGCGCTACCGCCCCGGGGAGCGGCCCGGCCTGGTCTGGGCGCTGCCCTCCGCCGTACGCGCCCCGGACGGTGAGGTGACCGGGCTGCGCCTGACCGATCCGGACGAGACGGACTACGTCGTCCAGCGCGCCGTGACCGTGCTCGGGGCCGGCGCGGTCAGCGAGGTCTCCACCTGGCAGCAGGCCCGGTCCGAGGCGCAGGGCGACACCCGGCTGCTCGGCCAGGTGCTGGGCCTGTTCGGGCTCGGCGCCCTGCTCGCGGCCGGGCTGGCCGTGCACGGGGCGATCGGCACCCGGATCCGCGGCCATCTGCGGGACATCTCGGTGCTGAAGGCGATCGGCTTCACGCCCGGGCAGGTCGTCCGCGTCTTCCTGCTTCAGCACGTCGCGTACGCCCTGCTCGGCGCGGTGGCCGCGGCGGTGCTCACCGAGGGCCTGGGCAGCCGTGTCCCGGGCCGCCTCGGCGACGCGGTCGGCGTGTGGCAGGGGCTGCCCGGACACACCGCGGCCCTGGCGGGTATACCGGGGGCCGCCGTGCTGTTCATCGCCGCGACCACCGGCCTCGCGGCCTGGCGGGCGGGGCGGGTGCCTCCGGTGCCCGTGCCCCGGGCCGCCGCCCCGGCCGCCGGACGGCTGTCCGGTCTGGCGCGCGGCGCGCTGGGGCTGCGGCTGCCGGCGGCGCTGGTCCTGGGCTGGCACCAGGCGTTCGCCCGCCGGCCGCGCACTCCGGCCACGGTCGCCCGGCTGGCGCTGCCGCTGCTGCTGATCGTGGTGGCGATGAGCGCGTGGACCACCATCGACCGCTTCCACAGCCGACCCGAGCAGGTCGGCCTCGCCGCAGCGCTCACCGTCCGTCCGGACGGCGAGGTCGGCGACGGGGAGGTCCGTTCCCTGCTGGAGCGCGACCCGCGGATCGCCGCGGCCCACCCGGGCGTCGAGGTGGCCGCCCTGGTGCCGGGCCAGACCGGCACGATCGCGCTGCGCGGCCTCGGCACCCGTGCGGAGCCCTACCCGTACGCCGTGGCCGAGGGCCGCCCGGCGCACGGCCGGGACGAGGCGGTGGCCGGGCAGGGACTGCTCGACCTGCTCGGCGTACGCGTCGGCGACTGGGTGCGGATGACCGTGGGCGACCAGCCGCAGGTCCTGCACATCGTGGGCCGCAGCATCGAGCCGGAGAACGCCGGCCGGGTCATCTCCACCTCGCTCGACACCCTCCGCGAGAACGACCCGGGCCTGCGCCCGGCCCTCTACAAGCTGCGGCTGCGGTCCGGCGCCGACCCGCACGAGGTCGCGGGCGACCTGGCGACGGCGGCCGGCGGGCACCTGGACGTGCACGTCGTGCCCAACCCGGCGGACGGGCTGTCGTCGCTGCGCGGGGTGGTGCTCGGCCTGATCGCCGTGCTGGCTCTCATCGGGATCGTCGAACTGCTCACCGTGATCGGCGGCACGGTCCGCGAGGGCGAGCGGGACCTGCTGGCGCTGAAGGCGATCGGCCTCAGCCCGCGGCAGATCACCGCCGTCACCGTCACGGCCACCGCCTGCACCGCGCTGACCGCGGTGCTGCTCGGCACGGCCCTGGGTCTGCCCCTCGCGCACTGGCTGATCGACGCCCAGGGCAGTTCCAGCGGCATCGGCGCCGGCATCGCGCGGGGTCCGTCACCGGTCCTTCTGCTGCTGTTCGGCACGGCCGCCGTGCTGGGCGCCGCCGCCCTCGCCGCCCTGCCCGCGGCCCGCGCGGCCCGCCGCCGCCTCGCCGACACGCTCAGCGCGGTGGCCTGA
- a CDS encoding RNA polymerase-binding protein RbpA, giving the protein MGEAERGESAPRLRISFWCSNGHETQPSFASDAQVPDTWDCPRCGFPAGQDRDNPPDPPRTEPYKTHLAYVRERRSDADGEAILAEALAKLRGEI; this is encoded by the coding sequence ATGGGCGAGGCCGAGCGCGGCGAGTCCGCGCCGCGTCTGCGCATCTCCTTCTGGTGCTCCAACGGGCACGAGACCCAGCCGAGCTTCGCCAGCGACGCGCAGGTCCCCGACACCTGGGACTGCCCTCGGTGCGGCTTTCCGGCCGGGCAGGACCGGGACAACCCGCCGGACCCCCCGCGCACCGAGCCCTACAAGACGCACCTGGCGTACGTGCGGGAGCGCCGCAGCGACGCGGACGGCGAGGCGATCCTCGCCGAGGCGCTCGCCAAACTGCGGGGCGAAATCTAG
- a CDS encoding ABC transporter substrate-binding protein codes for MRWIRAAGRGLLVLVVVLTGYVASGARADDRAAGGRGPLTLATAGDLTGYLGPLLGDWNRTHPGEKVTLVELPDSADETRAQMITDLRGGARGRFDVLNIDVAWTSEFAAAGWIRPLPRDRFPLGAFLPPVVDTATYDGRLYAVPYVTNAGLLLYRKDVLDREDVPPPRTWAELERAARTVAPKYGLDGYAGQFLPYEGLTVNAAEAVYSAGGTILGDEGERVTVNSNAAREGLGFLARGVREGWIPQQALTYKEEESKQAFLDGRLLFLRNWPYAYATASAAGSPLAGKVGAVPLPGPDGPGTSVLGGSNLAVGSHARHPDTAARLIAYLTSEPVQRQVLTRGALPPVRAALYEDPELVRDFPYLPTLRTSVLTAAPRPKSPRYDQVSLVVQAVVRDAMTGRGTPERAVRRLARELAAISSR; via the coding sequence ATGCGGTGGATACGTGCCGCCGGTAGGGGCCTCCTCGTCCTCGTCGTCGTGCTGACCGGTTACGTCGCCTCCGGCGCCCGCGCCGACGACCGCGCCGCGGGCGGCCGTGGCCCGCTCACGCTGGCCACCGCGGGAGACCTCACCGGCTATCTCGGTCCCCTCCTCGGGGACTGGAACCGCACTCACCCCGGCGAGAAGGTCACGCTCGTCGAGCTGCCGGACTCCGCCGACGAGACCCGCGCGCAGATGATCACCGACCTGCGCGGCGGCGCCCGCGGCCGCTTCGACGTCCTCAACATCGACGTCGCGTGGACCTCGGAGTTCGCTGCGGCCGGCTGGATCCGCCCGCTGCCCCGCGACCGCTTCCCGCTCGGCGCCTTCCTGCCGCCGGTCGTCGACACCGCGACCTACGACGGGCGGCTGTACGCCGTGCCGTACGTCACCAACGCCGGGCTGCTGCTGTACCGCAAGGACGTCCTCGACAGGGAGGACGTGCCGCCGCCGCGTACCTGGGCCGAACTGGAGCGGGCGGCGCGGACCGTCGCCCCGAAGTACGGCCTCGACGGCTACGCCGGGCAGTTCCTGCCGTACGAGGGCCTCACCGTCAACGCGGCCGAGGCCGTGTACTCGGCGGGCGGCACGATCCTCGGCGACGAGGGCGAACGCGTCACCGTGAACTCGAACGCGGCCCGCGAGGGCCTCGGCTTCCTGGCCCGCGGCGTGCGCGAGGGCTGGATCCCGCAGCAGGCGCTGACCTACAAGGAGGAGGAGTCCAAGCAGGCCTTCCTCGACGGCCGCCTGCTGTTCCTGCGCAACTGGCCCTACGCCTACGCCACCGCCTCGGCCGCGGGGTCCCCGCTGGCCGGCAAGGTCGGCGCCGTGCCGCTGCCCGGGCCCGACGGGCCGGGCACGAGTGTGCTCGGCGGCTCCAACCTGGCCGTCGGCAGCCACGCGCGCCACCCCGACACGGCCGCGCGCCTGATCGCGTACCTCACCAGCGAGCCCGTCCAGCGCCAGGTGCTCACGCGCGGCGCGCTGCCGCCCGTGAGGGCCGCGCTGTACGAGGACCCTGAGCTGGTCCGGGACTTCCCCTATCTTCCGACGCTGCGCACCAGCGTCCTGACGGCGGCGCCGCGCCCCAAGAGCCCGCGCTACGACCAGGTCAGCCTGGTGGTGCAGGCGGTCGTGCGCGACGCGATGACCGGGCGCGGGACGCCCGAACGCGCGGTGCGGCGCCTGGCGCGCGAACTGGCCGCCATCTCCAGCCGATAG
- the tpiA gene encoding triose-phosphate isomerase, whose protein sequence is MSTRTPLMAGNWKMNLNHLEAIAHVQKLAFALADKDYEAVEVAVLPPFTDLRSVQTLVDGDKLKIKYGAQDLSAHDSGAYTGEISGAMLAKLKCTYVAIGHSERRQYHAETDEQVNAKVKAAFKHDLTPILCVGEELEVRDAGNHVGHTLAQVEGGLRGVPAEQAETIVIAYEPVWAIGTGKVCGAEDAQEVCAAIRGKLAELYSQDVADKVRIQYGGSVKAGNVAEIMAQADIDGALVGGASLDADEFVKIVRFRDQ, encoded by the coding sequence ACCACCTGGAGGCCATCGCCCACGTCCAGAAGCTTGCCTTCGCCCTGGCCGACAAGGACTACGAGGCCGTCGAGGTCGCCGTCCTGCCGCCCTTCACCGACCTGCGCTCCGTGCAGACCCTGGTCGACGGCGACAAGCTGAAGATCAAGTACGGCGCCCAGGACCTCTCGGCGCACGACTCCGGCGCGTACACCGGTGAGATCTCCGGCGCGATGCTGGCCAAGCTCAAGTGCACCTACGTGGCGATCGGCCACAGCGAGCGCCGGCAGTACCACGCCGAGACCGACGAGCAGGTGAACGCCAAGGTCAAGGCCGCCTTCAAGCACGACCTGACCCCGATCCTGTGCGTCGGTGAGGAGCTGGAGGTCCGCGACGCGGGCAACCACGTCGGCCACACCCTCGCCCAGGTCGAGGGCGGGCTCCGGGGCGTCCCGGCCGAGCAGGCCGAGACGATCGTGATCGCCTACGAGCCCGTGTGGGCCATCGGCACGGGCAAGGTCTGCGGCGCGGAGGACGCCCAGGAGGTCTGCGCCGCCATCCGCGGCAAGCTCGCCGAGCTGTACTCCCAGGACGTGGCCGACAAGGTCCGCATCCAGTACGGCGGCTCCGTGAAGGCCGGCAACGTCGCCGAGATCATGGCGCAGGCCGACATCGACGGCGCGCTGGTCGGCGGGGCGTCGCTGGACGCGGACGAGTTCGTCAAGATCGTCCGCTTCCGCGACCAGTGA
- a CDS encoding PadR family transcriptional regulator, giving the protein MRLPLLALLARGPAHGYELKQDLEQLLGAAYPQPNIGQIYVTLGRLEKSGLIEGEEIEQSSRPNKKIYHLTDAGREALHAWYEETADEPRVRDEFFMKLALAPQTGLADQIALINKQRRQYLNTMRSLSKLAAAENRDNRIAQLLIEGAMLHLQADLDWLERCQEELEEPE; this is encoded by the coding sequence GTGCGCCTGCCCCTCCTGGCACTCCTCGCGCGCGGCCCGGCCCACGGCTACGAGCTCAAGCAGGACCTTGAGCAACTGCTGGGCGCCGCGTACCCTCAGCCCAACATCGGCCAGATCTACGTCACCCTCGGCCGCCTCGAGAAGTCGGGACTGATCGAGGGCGAGGAGATCGAGCAGTCGAGCCGGCCCAACAAGAAGATCTACCACCTCACCGACGCCGGGCGGGAGGCGCTGCACGCCTGGTACGAGGAGACGGCGGACGAACCGCGGGTCCGGGACGAGTTCTTCATGAAGCTCGCGCTCGCCCCGCAGACCGGGCTGGCCGACCAGATCGCGCTGATCAACAAACAGCGGCGTCAGTACCTGAACACCATGCGCAGCCTGTCGAAGCTGGCCGCCGCCGAGAACCGGGACAACCGCATCGCCCAGCTGCTGATCGAGGGCGCGATGCTGCATCTGCAGGCCGACCTCGACTGGTTGGAGCGCTGCCAGGAGGAACTGGAGGAGCCGGAGTGA
- the secG gene encoding preprotein translocase subunit SecG translates to MGFSIALIVFSLLLMLLVLMHKGKGGGLSDMFGGGMQSSVGGSSVAERNLDRITVVVGLLWFACIVVLGILMKINN, encoded by the coding sequence TTGGGGTTCTCGATCGCCCTGATCGTCTTCAGCCTGCTGCTGATGCTGCTGGTGCTGATGCACAAGGGGAAGGGCGGCGGCCTCTCCGACATGTTCGGTGGCGGCATGCAGTCGTCCGTCGGCGGCTCCTCCGTCGCCGAGCGCAACCTGGACCGGATCACCGTGGTGGTCGGTCTGCTGTGGTTCGCGTGCATTGTCGTGCTGGGCATCCTGATGAAGATCAACAACTGA